A genomic region of Papaver somniferum cultivar HN1 chromosome 7, ASM357369v1, whole genome shotgun sequence contains the following coding sequences:
- the LOC113294704 gene encoding uncharacterized protein LOC113294704, producing the protein MTTNFNSDSFKTLDNGSSFRSRLNHSDTTNLEKSNSVSMEKSDDSLSLFIPDDVIENCLDEWKFSLIGRLNLVKLKMETLETSLRKQWNLKGNLQLIPLGKGFFVIKLENSDDRSYIWKGYWIVEEQELNLSAWEPNFNPENKKTLKSFVWVYFPGLSIEYWKESILLQMGNKIGRAIKVNETTLKRQSGYYASVLVEVDLVNYIPSKIMVESKYGKFEQCIQIPKLPKYCIHCKNIGHYVAECRIQRKNQEQEVQSSEILKKFGKKKTIPPKVGFDICNSPKEKCQETPKSVWQVEKTVEATTQQTAKIDNCFSSCSNLEKGKNHEDDDVTLVVSPIQNNTPALNKEKGFTGLLESPSDFPSLSVDKLIDVGASIQNILSVIETPAILEQGWKEVPGSIAKFKNADNNINSGKDFASPSKFQVLVEVAEKHEHIFSKVISKPVKGRLVKPNVITRKQANTSVKSNSNLGGTSTSQSNLS; encoded by the exons ATAATGGATCGAGTTTCAGATCTAGATTAAATCATTCGGATACAACAAATTTGGAGAAATCTAATTCAGTTTCAATggagaagagtgatgattctcTATCTCTATTCATTCCTGATGATGTAATTGAAAATTGTTTGGATGAATGGAAGTTCAGTTTAATCGGGAGATTGAATTTGgttaaattgaaaatggaaacacTTGAAACCTCATTAAGAAAGCAATGGAATCTTAAAGGTAATCTGCAACTTATCCCATTAGGTAAGGGTTTCTTTGTTATTAAACTAGAGAATTCAGATGATAGAAGTTATATCTGGAAGGGTTATTGGATTGTAGAAGAACAAGAGCTTAATCTAAGTGCTTGGGAACCTAATTTTAACCCAGAGAATAAAAAAactttaaaatcttttgtatgggTATATTTTCCTGGGTTAAGTATTGAGTACTGGAAGGAATCCATATTGTTGCAGATGGGTAATAAAATTGGAAGAGCCATTAAAGTTAATGAAACTACTTTAAAAAGACAAAGTGGATATTATGCAAGTGTCTTAGTAGAAGTTGATCTTGTGAATTATATCCCTAGCAAAATTATGGTTGAATCTAAGTATGGCAAATTTGAGCAGTGTATTCAGATTCCAAAGCTCCCCAAATATTGTATCCATTGCAAAAATATAGGGCATTATGTGGCTGAGTGTAGGATTCAAAGGAAAAACCAAGAACAAGAGGTACAGTCTTCAGAGATTCTAAAAAAGTttggaaaaaaaaagacaattcCTCCAAAAGTAGGATTTGATATCTGTAATTCTCCAAAGGAAAAATGTCAGGAAACTCCCAAATCAGTATGGCAAGTTGAAAAAACAGTGGAAGCTACTACTCAACAAACTGCTAAAATTGATAATTGCTTTTCTTCTTGTTCCAACTtggaaaaaggaaaaaaccatgaagatgatgatgttactTTAGTTGTTTCTCCAATTCAGAATAATACTCCTGCACTTAACAAAGAAAAAGGTTTCACTGGTCTTTTGGAGTCCCCAAGTGATTTTCCTTCCTTATCTGTAGACAAGCTTATTGATGTGGGTGCAAGTATACAAAATATACTTTCAGTTATTGAAACTCCTGCAATCCTAGAGCAG GGATGGAAGGAAGTACCTGGTTCCATTGCTAAATTCAAGAATGCTGATAACAATATAAATTCAGGTAAAGATTTTGCTTCTCCTAGTAAATTTCAAGTCCttgttgaagttgcagagaaacatGAACATATTTTTTCTAAAGTGATTAGTAAACCTGTTAAAGGAAGATTGGTTAAACCTAATGTGATCACTAGGAAACAAGCAAATACTTCAGTTAAGTCTAATTCCAATTTGGGAGGTACTAGTACTTCTCAATCAAATCTTTCTTAA